One Georgenia wutianyii DNA segment encodes these proteins:
- a CDS encoding MGMT family protein encodes MAGVTDWSELVLDVAEDVPPGRATTYGLVSEAARARTGQGSARSVGAVMAREGGSVAWWRVVRADGSLPSHLAARAAEHYAAEGTPLRPGGAVDLTRALWDPVEELHA; translated from the coding sequence ATGGCGGGCGTGACCGACTGGAGCGAGCTCGTCCTCGACGTCGCCGAGGACGTCCCACCCGGTCGTGCCACGACGTACGGCCTCGTCTCGGAGGCCGCGCGGGCGCGCACCGGCCAGGGCTCGGCGCGGTCGGTCGGCGCGGTCATGGCGCGCGAGGGCGGTTCCGTCGCCTGGTGGCGGGTCGTCCGCGCCGACGGGTCGCTGCCCAGCCACCTCGCCGCCCGCGCCGCCGAGCACTACGCCGCGGAGGGGACGCCGCTGCGTCCCGGTGGCGCCGTCGACCTCACCCGCGCCCTGTGGGACCCCGTGGAGGAGCTCCATGCCTGA
- a CDS encoding Fpg/Nei family DNA glycosylase, producing the protein MPEGHSIHRLALAFDELLHGQRLEVSSPQGRFAAGAALLDGHRLVATDAHGKHLFLGFAAGDDAAAEELRWLRVHLGLAGSWTFAGDSTFHAPHAIGAPRRRVAEEETPLSGESTEVAPDDWQPPEPPGAVRVRLLGEHGVADLTGPAACEVVTPEEKAAVQARLGPDPLRTDGDPEVFVADVRRRARPVGELLMDQAVIAGVGNIYRAEALYRARLHPRRLGRTVSAAKLRGMWADLAVLMADGVATGRIVTTEAEDRQEEDDRWYVYHRSGRPCLRCGTRVTEDVMGARRVFWCPREQRR; encoded by the coding sequence ATGCCTGAAGGCCACTCGATCCACCGGCTCGCGCTCGCGTTCGACGAGCTGCTCCACGGGCAGCGGCTGGAGGTGAGCTCACCCCAGGGCCGCTTCGCCGCGGGCGCCGCGCTGCTCGACGGGCACCGGCTCGTCGCCACCGACGCCCACGGCAAGCACCTGTTCCTCGGCTTCGCGGCCGGCGACGACGCGGCAGCCGAGGAGCTGCGCTGGCTGCGCGTGCACCTCGGGCTGGCCGGCTCGTGGACCTTCGCCGGCGACTCGACGTTCCACGCCCCGCACGCCATCGGCGCGCCCCGGCGCCGCGTCGCGGAGGAGGAGACGCCACTGTCCGGCGAGAGCACGGAGGTGGCCCCGGACGACTGGCAGCCGCCCGAGCCGCCAGGGGCCGTGCGCGTCCGGCTGCTCGGTGAGCACGGCGTCGCCGACCTCACCGGCCCCGCCGCGTGCGAGGTGGTGACGCCGGAGGAGAAGGCGGCGGTCCAGGCCCGGCTCGGCCCCGACCCGCTGCGCACCGACGGGGACCCCGAGGTGTTCGTCGCGGACGTCCGGCGCCGGGCGCGGCCGGTGGGCGAGCTCCTCATGGACCAGGCGGTCATCGCCGGCGTCGGCAACATCTACCGGGCCGAGGCGCTCTACCGGGCGCGACTCCACCCGCGTCGCCTCGGCAGGACCGTCTCGGCGGCCAAGCTGCGCGGCATGTGGGCCGACCTCGCGGTGCTCATGGCCGACGGCGTGGCCACCGGCCGCATCGTCACCACCGAGGCGGAGGACCGGCAGGAGGAGGACGACCGGTGGTACGTCTACCACCGCTCGGGCCGCCCCTGCCTGCGCTGCGGCACCCGGGTGACCGAGGACGTCATGGGTGCGCGGCGGGTGTTCTGGTGCCCGCGCGAGCAGCGCCGCTGA
- a CDS encoding NmrA family NAD(P)-binding protein, whose translation MYAIAGASGRVGSAAADHLLRAGRPVRVLVRRPEAAAAWEARGAQARLVDLHDEEALAEALTGCTGLFALLPFDLTVEDGATDARAVAGATAGAVRRAGVPHVVVLSSGGADLPGGTGPIAGLHVLEESLRATGARVSALRSGHFQEKVGDVLDVARAEGVYPVFAASADVPHPMGATRDLGVVVARTLLAPAAADEVVDVLGPEYTEREVAAVLGAALGRELAVVPLPEEAWAPTLAATGLPMPVAESLAELYRADEQGLLAPRGGRTVRLTTPLEDTVAALVAAAPVPQG comes from the coding sequence ATGTACGCCATCGCCGGAGCCAGCGGACGTGTCGGGTCCGCTGCCGCGGACCACCTCTTGCGCGCGGGCCGGCCCGTGCGCGTCCTCGTCCGCCGTCCCGAGGCCGCCGCCGCGTGGGAGGCACGCGGCGCGCAGGCACGGCTCGTCGACCTGCACGACGAGGAGGCGCTGGCCGAGGCCCTCACCGGGTGCACCGGGCTGTTCGCCCTGCTGCCCTTCGACCTCACCGTCGAGGACGGTGCCACGGACGCCCGGGCCGTCGCCGGCGCGACGGCGGGCGCCGTGCGGCGGGCGGGTGTGCCGCACGTCGTCGTCCTGTCCTCCGGCGGGGCCGACCTGCCGGGCGGGACGGGGCCGATCGCAGGGCTCCACGTCCTCGAGGAGTCGCTGCGGGCGACCGGCGCACGGGTCAGCGCGCTGCGCTCGGGGCACTTCCAGGAGAAGGTCGGTGACGTCCTCGACGTCGCGCGCGCCGAGGGCGTCTACCCGGTCTTCGCCGCGTCCGCCGACGTCCCGCACCCCATGGGCGCCACCCGCGACCTCGGCGTCGTCGTCGCCCGCACCCTCCTCGCGCCGGCGGCGGCGGACGAGGTCGTCGACGTCCTCGGGCCGGAGTACACCGAGCGGGAGGTGGCGGCGGTGCTCGGCGCGGCACTGGGCCGCGAGCTCGCCGTCGTCCCGCTGCCCGAGGAGGCGTGGGCGCCCACGCTCGCGGCGACCGGTCTGCCGATGCCCGTGGCCGAGAGCCTCGCCGAGCTCTACCGGGCCGACGAGCAGGGGCTGCTCGCCCCGCGCGGCGGGCGCACCGTGCGGCTCACCACGCCGCTGGAGGACACGGTCGCCGCGCTCGTCGCCGCGGCGCCCGTCCCCCAGGGCTGA